The following proteins are encoded in a genomic region of Neovison vison isolate M4711 chromosome 12, ASM_NN_V1, whole genome shotgun sequence:
- the LOC122891057 gene encoding 40S ribosomal protein S14-like: MAPRKGKEKKEEQVISLGPQVAEGENVFGVCHIFASFNDTFVHVTDLSGKETICPVTGGMKVKADRDESSPFAAMLAAQDVAQRCKELGITALHIKLRAAGGNRTKTPGPGAQSALRALARSGMKIGRIEDVTPIPSDSTRRKGGRRGRHLGTGFLKLLFSVNKLPLCKLKKKTKNGVGKTENSHARE; the protein is encoded by the coding sequence ATGGCACCTCgcaaggggaaggaaaagaaggaagaacaggTCATCAGCCTTGGACCTCAAGTAGCGGAAGGAGAAAATGTATTTGGTGTCTGCCACATCTTTGCATCCTTCAATGACACTTTTGTCCATGTCACCGACCTTTCTGGCAAGGAAACCATCTGCCCTGTGACTGGTGGAATGAAGGTGAAGGCTGATCGAGATGAGTCCTCTCCCTTCGCTGCTATGTTGGCTGCCCAGGATGTAGCCCAGAGGTGCAAGGAGCTGGGCATCACTGCCCTCCACATCAAACTACGGGCCGCAGGAGGAAATAGAACCAAGACCCCTGGACCTGGGGCCCAGTCAGCCCTCAGAGCCCTTGCCCGCTCAGGAATGAAGATTGGGCGGATTGAGGATGTCACCCCCATCCCCTCCGATAGCACCCGCAGGAAGGGGGGTCGCCGTGGTCGCCATCTGGGAACAGGATTCCTCAAATTACTGTTTTCTGTTAATAAATTGCCTTTGtgtaagctaaaaaaaaaaacaaaaaatggtgttggaaaaactgagaactcccatgcaagagaatga